The following DNA comes from Castanea sativa cultivar Marrone di Chiusa Pesio chromosome 10, ASM4071231v1.
TTACATGCCTTTGCTGAAAATTCTTGGTTTAGAGTTTAGACACAGTGATGAACATGTACGAAAATAAACACTACCAACTGTGcatgtattaaattatatagATCTAACATAACCATAGGAGCATTACAAAAGAGCACAAAAAGGTTACAAGAGTTCTTTATAGTGCTTTGCCATATAATCCACGCAACAATTAGCTTCCCTGAAGCAATGCTCGTTTTCAACCACGTTAAAGCCTTGCAATCATCAACAACACTGCTTAGTGTAATGTTGTTGCCAGAACCATCCTTACGCAAAACCATTACACTTGAATCCAATTCTACAACCTGATCCTTGATCCCCTTATCCTGAATTAGTTTCAACCCATCTTTGACGGCATAACTTTGCTGCCATACTCTGCAGTtttattacacacacacacacacacacacacacacacacacacaacaacaaaaaaataaataaaaaaaaaaagaaaaaaaaaaagagcacttCGCTGCCGTCCTGTTAATGAAACCAACAATATTTAAGAACTATTTCACAACTTATTGAAGTGCTAAATTTTGACTTCTGAGCGGTAGGCAATTACTTTCAGTTTCATATGTATCTATTATCACCaatatattcatttttcttaCTTTAACAAAACATTCAAAAAAAGTTAGGACATGCTacaatttctaataaaatattatgatactcagccaaataaacaaataaaataaaatattttctcccCTTCTTTCTAAGATATCACTCACTTTGAGAAGCCATGCGAAGCACGTGAGGAAGACTATGCATTTGTTGAAAACGATTTAATAgcaatcttgaaaattttcaatcaacACTATTTCGAAGATAATTTACAATTAACCATCCAAATGGAGGTTCAAAATAACGCTGCATATTGTAAGTGCTTTCATAATTAAGGGTATACGCTACCGTTCTTAAAATCTCGTCGTTGAGTAAAATATTTGAGTTGAAATCTTACttgtattaaaaattaattagtattttagtctgatgataaaaaacaattatcattaaACAAatgtcacatattaaaattgcCATAGCCTAAGACccccaaatataaaataataatttatgcTGCACAATACAAGTATTTAAATGCTCTCATAGTTTAAGGTGGATAGTTATCcactaaattattatttttattattaattgacGTTAAGATAGGCCTGTAGACATTGCAagttaacatttttatttatttattttcagaaTGCTTTGCAATTTGAGTGAAGTTTGTGgtgtgcttttattttttgacattaGGGTAGACATTGCAAGTTAAAATGGTTAACATTATAATTTGAGTGTAGTTTGTAGTGAGATTTTGTGGTAGAATTTAGAACGTAAAATTTTATTCTCTCatccttgtgtgtgtgtttatttcttaaaaataaataaataaagagtggTTGCAAAATTTTGTAGTCtatattatacatttttaatatCCCTATAATTTATGGCAAAGGattatagtaaaatattttactcttTCCGTAATACcttaataattaattacttttgccccgaaaaagaaaagaaaacagaaaacagaaaaaagataaaatggtAAAACTGAGGtgtagtatatatattatatttccCAAAAGTTCTGTATTGAATTTAATCTTCCTTAAAAAtggtaatattgtttgtattttatttatcatggtaaatatgtgtttgaatttaattgagaaaccTAATATATTACACTTTAGATACTATACTTGCAATTTCTCAAAACTATTACAATATCCCCTTGCACTTTATAGCAGCCCAAAAGACTATTCATTGCCATTACCAAGTGCTCTCTCTTCAATTTCTCTTCATTAATTCTTCCTTACAATGCTCAATTGGTTGATTAGCTTGTTAGTATTTTGAGTGCTAATATGAATtacactaataaaaaaattctagcaGTAATCTTatgatatacatacatacatacatatatagatacacacacacacacacacacacacacatatatatatatatatgatacatGATACATGATACATATATAGTTAAGACTTACTTTGGatttaatgtttgttttttttctaaactagtGCGCCAagacatgtatatatatgtatgaatgtcatattttgatttttttttttttgaattgcaaatcaatataattgttttattttggtCCCCCAAGCAAAAATTTCTAGCTACGCTCCTGGGTGGAGATGTGGAGTGAACATGGACAATGTATTtattatgttagagtagaaaATGGAACTATGGAAGGAAGTAAAAAGAGAggaattatttatttctttgtgCCGGTCCATCAATTTTAAGCttctaaaatgaaaaagaaatggcCAAGAGTAACCTAATTAGTTGGTACCTCTAGCTATTTTTAATGcagatatttgaaatttttaaatatttttttcttgctatcaaattataaaataaaaaaagtaataaaaatattgaatttgaCATAAGTGATTTGACAAGCtcatttatctatttatatgtttttttttttatggataatactaccataaaaatattataatagaaTTCAAATATGTTCCtatataaagtgagagagacaTGGACACATGGTAGAGGAGCATCAAGTCTCTAAAACAacttctcataaaataaaataaaaaagtctctcaaacaaaaacatttaCAAGCATGACCTGCTAGGCTGGGCTGCTAAATTAAGTTACAACTAGGGAAAGCTTTAACTTCAAATAGATTTGGAGAAAACTTCCTCCAACGTTCCGTTCCATCTCATTATGTGGTAGTCAAAGAGATAATTCACATGTAGTTAGTTACACGTTAAAATTTAgacaaaatttaactataaaattggttgtaaccttagACTACAACTTTacgtaataattttttattggatgtgaatttggACAGATCCaccgttggattatattttattcttatattctACATACTTgcaaattttatagaaaaaattaaagaccaataactatgtcatcaataaattttttaaattgcaagtttttatagtttaatattatgcataaaatataagcttataaattatatagtatataatatccaattgatacaaaatttgacatgtgtattatgagcataaagaatatgtaattcaatggctagattttcaaaatatatagtattatttattttattgagtaaggttatagtCTTACACTActactaattttgtaactaaactttgtacttaaaacttatttaaataatatatgtaaataatcttataaatgGTTGTGTACAAGATTGGAGGGAAACTTTCtccttattattttctttcacttttctaTCTCTCCCCCCTCCACACAACcagctaaaaaacaaaaagaaggaaaattcatttaaacaagaaagcaaaaaatgTAGTTTCAAATGTAGCAATTAATACTCATAAGTAACAATTTAAAccttggtattaaaaaaaaaaagattaattaaaCTCCAAACTAATAGTAATTCTTATTTTGTTAGATTTTGAAACCTCAAtctattattactattattattattttttgaaacctaatctattattttttaaagtaataatatttaatttgttataaaacatATATACTCACAtgtttttttctcatttttctttcatgccCACGGATTTCCCGCTTCtgactcttcttcttccctctgaAAATCTCCACTTTCAACGTTTCAACGTTTCATTTCAGTCTCAACGTCAACCAAAAATGGTAACTTTCTAAATATTTATTCATACCCAGATTTCTTTTGCAACTTCTTTAGATCTTCTTCACCATTTCTTACTGCTCCTCCATTTTCCACCACGACCGTCGACCGATTAGCTTCTCTCAGATCTGTAAGATTTCTATGCTCATTTTCACAAACTCTgtaatgggtttttgttttttctatttcatttgaTGTTATTACTGCACCCCAGTTCCTGAAAATCgaaaatttgtttctttttttagattttgtttgtgtttgtggatAATGGGCATTAGTGGTTCGTATTTTccctctgtttggttgctgagaaagaTGGAAATGATAATGAGATCGTTGATTGATTCGTTGAAGATGGTGGGAGGTTttgttttctgggttttttgAGCTGTAAATGGATgatttaaatttaaagaaaacagtgttttttttttttccttaaattttattttataaaacataaatatCCACCTAATCTTTGAATTTGTCTGGCTTTAGTTTAATATATGTTGTTGCTGTACGCATTTGTCCTGGTCTGTGTTTTGCTTTTTTACTTTCGGGGTGGTTGATTTTTTGACTCATTAGTTAAAAGTTTGAATCTAAAAAATCTCTcattgttcaaatttgaatatagGATTGAAGTATTCTTAGGTTTATATCCACTATATTGACTAGGATTATATCAGGTATTGATTTGGTCATTTGTTGACAATTGTTTAAGTGGGCCCTGTGTGCAACAAAATgtttgggtttaattttttgaaGAGTGTTCTTGTTTGAGGGTCTTATGCAGAAATTACAGTATCGTGAATGCATTATGAGTCTAGGTGGGGTATGAGTACGAATGTTTCTTACTTCAATTGTGGATGAACATATGTTTATTAAATGTCGTATTTTTACTATGTATCATTTGAATTTTGGCACGGTGTGTTGGTAGTTTCTGGTTTTAGCTtgtgtaattttatattttctttttggtaagTGCTTGTGTAATTTGATAATATTTAGCATCTCCTCTTTGTGTTTGGACTAGGAGTGCCCGCTACTGATGTTTCTGttataaaaacataaacaattCTCGGGTATCTCAAGAATCCTAGgatttgttcttgaattttcttggattttgatGGCTGATGGCTCCTTTATTAATGGCTGTCAAGCTGTTTAGAAATTCAGGGTCTCTTAGTTTTACGtccatattttcattttagatGCTGCTATAGCATTTGACTTAGATAAGTGTTTGCATTGGTATTGCATGAGGGCAGGcactaattaataaaaaaacttatggCAATCTAGAACCCAAAACGGATTAGTCTTTGGTCCTTCTCCCCCCTCCCTGTTTCTGCATTTCAAGTGTCTGGTGTGATATTTAGAGGTCTTCTTTTCATGATTATACTACATCACATGAGGTTGGatgcaaatataaatttatgtatTAAGAGTTTGCAATTATGTCTTTTAGTGgtgtaatttgttattttaaatattcaGATATGAGTGCTAAGTAATGACATTTTAAAGCTCTTTTTTGAACTTGCTGTGCAGCCTGCATCAACTCCTTGAATTTTCAGAATCTACACATGcaagaataataaaaattttagcgAACATATTGATGAGTTGGATCCCAAACTTTATTTCTTGCTGGCCTGACGGAAAAGGAATACTCAACTGGGAAGAATAGACGAATTCTCTAACTATTAAAAAGTTGGAGGGAGAACTTGTTGTTCAAAAAGAAGATCAAGAGGAACTATCATGGAATCTTTAAACATCAGTGAGGGTActcctaaattaaaaaatgataatgggCATGATGGATTGGGTGATAGGATGGATGTGAGTAGGGATTTGCAGTCTGAATCTCAGGAAGAAAAGGTAGATGAGAATATTGGCCTGAATGATTTGGTTGAAAAGAAGGATGGGAGCAGGGATTTGCAGTCTAAAACTGAACAAAATTTGGACAATGACTCTAGTGACAAGATAAATGAGAGTAGGAATTTAGTTGACAAGATGGATGAGAATAGGGATTTGGAGTCTAAATCTCGAGAGGCTATGGACCAAACAACAGAGGGGGTTCTTGGTGAGGAGAATGAACAGGAGCCTGTCTTTGATGGAACAGAGGTTCCTGGGATGGAAGCTAGCCGAAGCGCATCTACCCGTTCATTGGATCTTGATCCAGAGACTCAGGGTGTAGTTGAGAAAGCTGTGGcacttaaaaattttgtaaaggaGAAGGGTGTAGTTGCAGTGTCCAGTGTTCTGCGTCGCCTTTCTggaaaaaaagatgaaaacGGACAGGATGTTTTCGAGGGTGAAAATAGGGATGTACCAGATTTTACCGAGAACAGTGATGCCAAAGAAGTCTCTCAGAAAACAACTGAGAAATCTGCATGGAATCCGTTAAGCTATATAACGATGTCACGCGATGCTGATGCAGATAACAAAGCCGAGTTGAGGGAAGAAGTTGTTGAAGAATCTGCACAACCTATAGCCATGAAAGGAAGAATTTTACTGTACACAAGGTTAGGGTGCCCAGATTGCAAAGAGGCTAGGTTATTTCTGCACTGGAAAAGGCTTAGTTATATTGAAATCAACATTGATATCTACCCCAGTAGAAAGCTAGAGCTAGAAAAAATTTCTGGGTCTTCTGCTGTTCCAAAGGTGTTCTTCAATGAGATCCTTATTGGTGGCTTGAGTGAGCTAAAAGCCTTGAATGAGTCTGGAATGCTTAGTGAAAAGATTGATTATCTGATCAATGAAGAACCATCATTTGAAGCTCCTTTACCGCCCCTTTCTGGTGAAGATGACCTCTCCAGTAGTGGGGCTATTGATGAACTAGCTTTAATTGTCCGAAAGATGAAAGAATCTATTGTTGTGAAGGACCGGTTTTATAAAATGCGAAGGATCACCAACTGTTTCCTAGGTTCAGAAGCTGTCGATTTCTTATCAGAAGATCAGTATTTGGAAAGGGAAGAGGttagttaaattttattatgagTTTTGGAGAAAGTCAGTCTTTTCTGGTATTGGCTCACAGTCTAAGTTTAGTAATCTGAGTCTTCAACTCTCAAAGCATGCCTAGACTATTGTAAGACTTTAACTTCCCTGTCAATCTCATTATACTgcatttgttgtaaaaaaaatgatcactaatttatttattgtattaaTATAAAAGAATGGATTTCACTTTGCATTTTTTTGAGGCTCAAAGACTGATCCCTTCATATTGTTGAAATtgagtataaaagaaaaagcatGCATGCAAACACAAAGTCACATAGCATTGATGTTCTACTTATGAAACTTTGTAAACTTTTGATTActcaaaagtaaaataattacTAAGCCTTAATTTCAAGTTGAACCCTGATATACCAGGAAGTTGTTAGATGTTGTAATTTATGCATTTTTAAGGCCATGGTCACAAAATTTGAGCACAAAAGGTTATGCTCTTGGTTTTGGGTGGGTAACAGCTAGATGTTACTTCCATTGAACTTATGAATGATGTGCATATTGATGATTTACCTGGTAGCTATTGTATTTACTTTAATGCACTGctatcattttcaaatttttactaCACATCAGATAAAAATTGCCATCAGATGCTCTTCATGTTAGATTTTTACCCAGATATATCTCTATGGATACTGTGACCGTTTTGGTATCTTTTATTATATCATAAACCAAGCATAAGCAGCCCCCAGATGTTTCTATGTTGGTTACTGGGCTCTTTGGCATTCTTTAGGGAAATTATCATACTTCATATTTCAATTGTGCTACTCTCTCATTGTgctaattttaaataattctgGAGTTGCACCAAAGAATTATTGATCTTTTATAGCTAATGTAATGTTTCAGCATCTCAAGAACTCAAATTATGGTCAAAGCTTACTAGTTAAAGTTGGTGGATCTTTCATTTTACCAAGTTCAATGTTAGATTAATCGACATTTATATGTTTCGATGCAACAACAAGATATTATTTGCAACTAGTTTTGTTGATTGGTTAATTGGTCGCATTTTTTTCATGAAATGGTTGGATTGGTATTAGTTTGGATACAGCAAAATaatatagtattattttttatagtattgTGACTGTATTTCTTAGTGGTCTTATATAGTAGCCTATTTCCAGCCTTATCATGCAGTTGTATGATGCAGGACAATTTCaacaaggaaataaatgaacaaaaaaaaatttaaagataacCCTAAGAATCAGCACTTAGGGGTTGCCTGGAATCAACACCAAAGAAACTTAGGAATTAGGATGTAAGCTGTTGGGAATTAGCACCCAATAGTTTGGAAAATCTCTAATctgaaattttattcatcaaacATCTCTCCTCAACAATAAAACCACCAGGAGCCTTTTATAGAGCTTCCAGGAACAAAAGataatcttataaaaaattgaaactcatCTAAAAACTAACCCCTATCTAAAAGACATGAATTTTAATCCCtatttgaactaaaaataaaagtctaaAATAATTGAATCTCCTATGAGATaaagaaaatctaaaacaataaattctaaaataGTTCTGGTTGTTCTCTTGCATCATTGTAGAATGTTCTCTCTTTCTGGACTTATAAAAATCTTAAGTACCCTTTAATCAACCAAATTTACCGTACATTAGGTAAATGAGAAATCCATATGGCATTTAGTGTGGACTATTTATATTGCGGATCCTGAGCCTTTATGTCTGCATTGTTTCACAGGActagaaaatatatttattaactaTTACATCTtctcctcctccctctcttttttctcctgGTTAAAAGGTTGTGGAGGGTTTTCTTTAACCCATTTACCCATTGAAGGGCCTTCTTGAATATATTagccaaccaataacttataataaaaaatgaaactaaagGCGCTTTCTCAGTTCATCCATGTTCTAGCTTGATTATATCATTGTTAACATTTTACCTTTTATCTCTTGTTCTTGTGTTTCTGGACAGGCCGTTGAATTTGGACGAAAACTTGCAAGCAAACTCTTTTTTGAACATGTTATTGAGTGAGTCTCTTGAAGTTCCATTGATCTTTATCTGACTCTGGgtcactcttttttatttatttattattattattattattattattattattatccatAATTGACCATTCTTTTCTGTTTGTTCTCAATGTTTACATTGCTCTAGAGAGAATCTGTTTGAGGATGGTAACCACTTGTATCGCTTCTTGGACAATGATCCTATAGTGTCATCTCAATGCCACAACATCCCAAGGGGTGTAATTGATGTGAAGCCAAAGCCTATTATAGAAATCGCTTCAAGGCTGAGATTTTTGTCCTATGCAATTCTTGAAGCCTACACATCAGAAGATGGTAAGCATGTGGATTACAGAAGTATTCATGGCAGTGAAGAATATGCAAGGTTTGTTGACGCCTTTAACTTTTGAGAAAAACTCATTGTAGTCGGCATATCAGAGTTTTTATTGCTAAGtcttctgtatgtttctctagGTATCTGAGAATAGTTGAGGAGctccaaagagtggaagtccAGGATATGCCAAGGGAAGAGAAGCTTGCTTTCTTTATAAATCTCTATAATATGATGGCCATCCATGCGATACTGGTGTTGGGTCATCCAGCTGGGCCACTGGAACGAAGGAAGTTGTTTGGAGACTTCAAGTATGTTGTTGGTGGGTCCACCTATTCACTTTCAGCTATTCAAAATGGCATTTTAAGGGCCAACCAACGGCCACCATACAATCTCATGAAGCCATTTGGTGCAAAAGATAAACGTTCCAAGGTAAGAAAGCCAAAGTATAATTTTCTCTAAGTATCATAGTTGCTCTGCCTTTTTTTTAACTGCCACATGACCATTGTTGTAATTGTTTTAATGAGTTATGTATGTAAGCCagcttcttttttgtttttgcttcatttctttccttctttttttttgggggggggggggggggctgtGGATTTGAGGTATTGTTATAGgcactttcttttttattctagCAAACAAATGACCATTGAACCAGGGCCCCCTCCCCCATtgaactattgaattattaaaaaaaaaattgagatcattcattgttaaaaaaaatcattgttttaAATATTACCTTTACTGTATTGTTGTAATATTTCATGAAATCTATTGGTAATGAGAAACAAAAAGGCAATCTTCTTGTTATAGCTACATCCAAAGGAGATCCCTTTGGGGCTGGAAAGATCAAAGGGGCATGCATTAGacatctctctctcatctctctcaactttgatttctcattttttttatctgatGTAATTACTCTTTCTCCTGCAAATATGACCATTCTCTACATCTATGAAAATGAGCTTCACTTCGCTTTGCATCTAGCAAAATTTTGTGCTAAAGTGTGTGTTTAGCCTTTAATAACATGAGATTTGGAGTAGTAGATGCTTTCTAAATGGTCATTCCCTTTCTCTGTTCTGTATGCTTTTCTCTTGTAATTTGGGTTTAGGGGATGGAGAGAAAGGGGCCccgggtggggggggggggggaattgcGTCATATGTATCTTCTTTCcaatttatatttgattattttggaaATCCTGGTGGTTTTTGATAGGTTTATAGAGGTACACTTGGAAAGAAGTTTTGGGGACTTTGTGCACAAAGAGTTAAAAGAGTGTCTTGATAGGCAGTTCAATTTTCCTCATgcctctttttattcttttgtacCAGGTGGCTCTTCCTTACCCAGAACCACTTATACACTTTGCACTGGTTTGTGGTACCCGATCTGGGCCTGCTTTACGATGCTATTCTCCTGGGAACATTGACAAAGAGTTGATGGAGGCAGCCCGTGATTTTTTAAGAAATGGAGGAATTGTTATTGATTTGAATGTCAAGGTTGCATCAGCTAGTAAAATCCTTAAATGGTAAGTTTACACCAACAACGGATGCAGGAtgtaattcttttcttttggggggggggggtgagggTTGGTTCACAGAGCACTTTACTGTGTTATTTAAGGGCAAACCttggaatctctctctctctctctcacatacacacacgCGCGCATGAGGTAAAAGGAACTTGTAAATAGACATGCTTGGCACACTGGACCAAGAGTTTGATTTTAAACTTTCAGAGTTGCAAAAACTCTTGTTGCTTAATGAAATACGAAAGCTGATTGAATCTTGAAGTTAAAACTCCAAAATGAGAATTTGAGGCATAAATCCTTATGTTTTGACATTCCTGAAGATCTTCATGGATCGATTTGTTGTGGAAGAACATACATGGGTGCACATTTCACATCAGTTATGTGAAGCCATGTTCTATCATTGTATATGAAAAATACGAATATTGATATCTGAATGCATACTATTTTTTGGGGAGAAACCAAGGTTTGAAATTGAGTATCATCGGCATATGCATACGCACTTGCACACACCATGTCTTAGTATAGCACTATAATCACattgaatgatatatatatatatatatatatatatatatatatatatatatatatatatatatatatatatatatatatatataaaatggtgCAAATGTACGACTGACATTATATATCATCCTGAGAGAGGTGATAACTTGATTTATTACATTGCTACTTTTGATATCTAATATTATTACCTGAATTGATGCTCAGGTTTAGTGTAGATTTTGGCAAGAATGAAGTAGAGGTACTGAAGCACATATCAAACTACTTGGAGCCGGCTGACTCTGAAGGGTTACTGGATTTGCTTGCCCACTCTCAGTTGAAGGTGATATATCAGCCTTATGACTGGGGCTTAAACTGCTAGAGtttgtttatattttcttataccaTATACAACTTCAGATAATTTTTCATAGTCTTATAAAAATTAGCCCGAGGGAAGTGTTGGACAATATGTTACTATTGTTCCATTAATCTTTATCTCCCATCAAGTCATTTCTGTGTGTTTGGAACAATATGATGACACTTACTGATGAGCCATGGTCAAAGCGCAAGGAAAATTGCTTGCCTTTTCTCCCCATCTGtgacaaatttatttatatttcactTTTTACCATGAAATGCAAAAACATCTAAAGCTTCCCCTCCATGGCATTTGTTTTGCAATTTTGCTGTAGGGTATAGACTGAAAGAGCTATGGATGCGTTCCTTTAAATCATTGAATTAGTCCACACACGATACATGGATACGatttttgtgaattgtgatatgGTGATCACAGCAACATCATTTCTCTCCATTAGTTCCTTCTAGAGtgcatgttatatatatatatacacacatatatagtaCTTAATATTTTATGGTATAAAATATATAGTGTACggaatacatacatacatatatgtcATTTAGTTTAAGGTTTTAGAAAAGTTGTTAAAGTCCAGCACACGAAAAGGAACTAAAAATATATCTAGTTCAGGTTTTAAAAAGGTTTCTTGAAATtcggcacaaaaaaaaaaaagaggaaaaaaaacataaatagaaGTATGTACGGATTTGTTATAGATCTAAATGAAAAACGTAACTGTATGGATGAatgggtgtgtgtgtatgttattattttggataaaatgcaaaactgatcTTCTAAGTTTTctcaaatttcatttcagttctttaattttacttttgttcatttcagttttctaactttcaagtttatttaattaaggcttttccatcaatttttgttatatgttgtggttaatttttcaattttataaatttttcttcaaattttttaaattaaaaaaaattcaattaatgattaaaaaatattttctagatttttttttttcaaaaaattttaacaaaagttaacggaaaggcctaattgaataaatttgaaaattataggactgaaatgaaagaaagtaaagttagaggattgaaatgaaatttgaagaaagagggtcaattttgcattttaacttattatttttttttgttttattatatttcaaaatagCAGCATAGTGAAGTTAtcttaatat
Coding sequences within:
- the LOC142614168 gene encoding uncharacterized protein LOC142614168, which encodes MESLNISEGTPKLKNDNGHDGLGDRMDVSRDLQSESQEEKVDENIGLNDLVEKKDGSRDLQSKTEQNLDNDSSDKINESRNLVDKMDENRDLESKSREAMDQTTEGVLGEENEQEPVFDGTEVPGMEASRSASTRSLDLDPETQGVVEKAVALKNFVKEKGVVAVSSVLRRLSGKKDENGQDVFEGENRDVPDFTENSDAKEVSQKTTEKSAWNPLSYITMSRDADADNKAELREEVVEESAQPIAMKGRILLYTRLGCPDCKEARLFLHWKRLSYIEINIDIYPSRKLELEKISGSSAVPKVFFNEILIGGLSELKALNESGMLSEKIDYLINEEPSFEAPLPPLSGEDDLSSSGAIDELALIVRKMKESIVVKDRFYKMRRITNCFLGSEAVDFLSEDQYLEREEAVEFGRKLASKLFFEHVIEENLFEDGNHLYRFLDNDPIVSSQCHNIPRGVIDVKPKPIIEIASRLRFLSYAILEAYTSEDGKHVDYRSIHGSEEYARYLRIVEELQRVEVQDMPREEKLAFFINLYNMMAIHAILVLGHPAGPLERRKLFGDFKYVVGGSTYSLSAIQNGILRANQRPPYNLMKPFGAKDKRSKVALPYPEPLIHFALVCGTRSGPALRCYSPGNIDKELMEAARDFLRNGGIVIDLNVKVASASKILKWFSVDFGKNEVEVLKHISNYLEPADSEGLLDLLAHSQLKVIYQPYDWGLNC